One Aegilops tauschii subsp. strangulata cultivar AL8/78 chromosome 7, Aet v6.0, whole genome shotgun sequence genomic window carries:
- the LOC120969130 gene encoding F-box protein KIB2-like yields the protein MGATPPGCTPWLVSLATEPLPGGEQSRRLWDPTVTSKFRNLLDEKEFKVSFPRGQAVACCGSFRGWLVVANELSDLVLYNPFTAALLPLPPLTGFSSCIEGVYADEGNVIGYRYRCHHASSNSSVYDMDSLGRHFYDKVVLSGSPSARPAVALAIHLDGKRLSFARVGDSFWRQVSVIRRSQDSFADCVYLRGRFYVLSMTGKLKIWDLGGQEDMP from the coding sequence ATGGGAGCTACGCCCCCTGGCTGCACACCGTGGCTTGTGTCCTTGGCCACCGAGCCACTTCCTGGAGGGGAACAGAGCCGCAGACTATGGGATCCCACAGTTACTTCCAAGTTCCGCAACCTCCTAGATGAGAAGGAATTTAAGGTCAGTTTCCCCCGGGGCCAAGCTGTGGCCTGCTGCGGCTCCTTCCGCGGCTGGCTGGTCGTGGCCAACGAGCTCTCAGACCTTGTCCTCTACAACCCCTTCACGGCGGCATTGCTCCCGCTCCCGCCGCTCACTGGCTTCTCGTCGTGCATCGAAGGGGTCTATGCAGACGAAGGAAATGTCATTGGCTATCGTTATAGGTGTCACCATGCTAGTAGCAATAGCAGTGTTTATGACATGGATTCTCTGGGCAGGCATTTCTATGACAAGGTTGTGTTGTCTGGTTCTCCATCTGCCCGTCCCGCAGTTGCCTTGGCCATCCACTTGGACGGCAAGCGGCTCTCTTTTGCGAGGGTAGGAGATAGTTTTTGGCGACAAGTTTCGGTGATAAGGAGAAGCCAAGATAGTTTTGCCGATTGTGTCTACCTCCGGGGCAGATTCTACGTGTTGTCAATGACAGGTAAATTGAAGATTTGGGACCTCGGTGGACAGGAGGACATGCCATGA